The Fervidicoccus fontis Kam940 DNA window GAAATATTTAGAAGGCGGGGGTGCCCGAGCGGACCAAGGGGGCGGACTCAAGATCCGTTGGCGCAGGCCAGCGTGGGTTCAAATCCCACCCCCCGCATCTTTCTTTTGCTATGGAGTTAACTACATGAGTTGCTTCTTAGAATTTTAAATTTAAATTAAATTTGTAATATAATTAAGAATAAAACTGACGATTTTCCTGATCAAGTCTATTATATGAATAATGATTTATCGGATAATGGTTAAAATCTAAAATTTAAATCCGTATTACCGCTCTTAGTTCCCTGTTTGAGGGTTTTCGGTCTCTGTATATAGTTCTAGATTTTTTAATGCCTCCATAACAGAATCCATTATTTGGTCTAGTTCTCTTGGATCCCTACCTTTCTGCTTGTAGCTCCTTTTGATTATATTTTCCACTATTTTATAGCTTTTGTACTTTTCATTGAGCGTTTTCCATTGAATCCCCTTCAGTAGTTCAGCGACATCTTCTTTATATGGCACAATACCCTTTAGCATCAAAAATGAAACTATCGGATAACCCATATATCCTTTATAGAAAGTTCCATTATCATTTGAATTTGCTATCTTCTTTTCCAAGTCGAGGTATACCTTATATTCTCTAGTGCCATCAGAAGATTTTACAATTGCATTCTTATCGTCTATTATAGTTATCCTTTTATCTCCAATAGTAGATAGGGCTTCAAGAACTTTAATTCTTGGAGGAAGTAAAAGCCTCTTCAAACCACAGACATCTCCTTATAATATTAATTTATCTTCTCAAGTAAATAAAAAACTTTTAATTGAAAAAGCACCTTCAATCCGCCTTGAAAGCAAGAGTTCTCTCGACTGGGATCTGAAGACCTACAGTATCTCCGACTTCTAATTTATAATCAGAAGGAATCAATGTATATAAGAATACATTTTCACCGATTTCTACTTTTAACTCCTGCATCGTTCCTGTAAACATCTTAAATACCACTTTTCCCTTAACAATGTTGAATTCGGAAATTTTTTCCTTCCTCTCATATGGAATGATATGTTCAGGCCTTATTAGTATCCTTATCCTTTCTCCTTTAGCAAATGTCACGCCCTCCTCAGCTTTAGAGATCTTAATTTTTGTTCCTTTATCTAAAGATGCAATATCATCGCCTTCATATATTGCTTCAATGATATTAGGCTTTCCAAAGAAAGAGGCGACAAATATATTCTTTGGACTAAAGTATACTTCTTCTGGAGTCCCTACCTGCAGTACCTTTCCGGCATTCATTACAGCTAGCCTATCGGAAATGCTCATTGCCTCTTCTTGATCGTGAGTGACATATATCGTCGTTATTTTTAGCTCTCTCTGTATTCTCTTTATTTCCTCTCTCATTTCAACCCTCAACTTAGCATCCAAATTACTTAATGGCTCATCAAGAAGCAAAAGCCTAGGCTTAATTACTAAAGCTCTAGCGAGTGCAACTCTTTGTTGCTGACCTCCAGAAAGCTGATTCGGGTACCTCTTTTCCATTCCCTTAAGCTTCACCAGCTCCAAAACTTCTGTAACCCTCTTATTTATCTCTTCTTTAGAAACTTTTCTGACCTTCAGCCCATAAGCCACATTTTCGAATACGGTCATATGGGGCCAAAGAGCGTAGTTTTGAAATACCATTGCAGTACCTCTTTCATAAGGCTTTTTATATGTTACATCTTCATCTCCAAAAAATATCTTTCCTTCGTCAGGAATTTCAAAGCCAGCAATCAGCCTCAAGGTCGTAGTCTTTCCGCAACCGCTAGGTCCAAGGAGAGTGAAGAATTCCCCCTCGTTAATAGTTAAGTTTAAGTTATCTACTGCTATGACCTTCGACTTTTCGTAAGTTTTCTTCAGCTCTTTCAGTTCTACTTTGACCACTCACTTACACCCCAATGAAAGCATAGCTCTGCTTGAAAACTAGTGTAATAATTATGATAACAATTATTTGAAGAAGCATTAAAAGAACTCCTAATGCGGCGGCTAAATTAGTTCCATCTATCCTTCCGCTTACAATCAGATCAAGCATCACCATAGTTATAGGACCCTTATGATTGGGGCTCGAAACATCTCCCCCTAGGCCACCTATAGTAATGCTCACGCTTGTTTCACCCATACAATAAACGAAAGTTATCATAGCACCACTTGTAATATTTAAAATTATAAGTGGGATTACTATTGAAGCTAAAGTTCTAGCTCTGCTGGCCCCAAGGTTAATGCTTGCTTCTTCCAATGACAAATGCGTTTGTTGTAGTCCTGCATAAATGCTCCTAGAAGTAAATGGTAATCTTCTTACTGAATAAGCAAGGATAAGCGGTATTGCAGGATTATATATGGGATCCAAGAGGGTGTTTGGGAACACGTCATGGAAAAAGAAGAAATAACCAAACGCTACAACTAAGCCAGGTATTGCTAAAGCGATTGTTGAAAGGTAGTCTAACAGAGATATACCTGGGAGCTTAACTCGCGCAACCACATAGCTTATACTGAGCCCTAACAAAATTATAATTGCGACCGCGGCAGTGGAGTATACTAAGCTATTTATTATACCTCGATAAACTCCCGGTATAGAAAAAAGCTGGAAGAAGTAGTTTAGTGTGAAGCCTTGAGGAAGAGGTGACTGGGACCATTGCTTGCTAAAAGCGAGCATCGCAACACCTATTTGAGGTGAAATTGTAACCAAAACAAGGGGAAAAACAAACAAATATACTAAAATCTTTCCTTTCAATCTCAATTTTCTTTCCCTCGGTGCTGCCCTTCCTCCTTTACTAACCATTGCATACTGTCTTAAACTTACCTGCCTTCTGATGCTTATAAAAAGGACTAAAGATATAAGCAACATGGTCAATGCCAATGCTCCAGCTACCGGATTTCCAATGCCGACGCTCATGCCTTGAAAGTACGAATATATTTGATATGAAAGGACGTCTCTGAAGCCAAATATTAAGGGGGCACCGACATCTTCTATACTGAATATAAAAACCAGAACCGCACCTGCAGCCAATCCAGGAAAGCTCAACGGAAATGTCACGCTCCTAAATAGCTTAAAACCCTTTGCTCCCAGATTTTCGGCCTGCTCTTCTAGCGAAGGATCTATGTTCATCATTGAAGAGTATACGTTGAGGTAAACTATTGGGTAAAAAGTTATCGCTTGTGCTATAATTATACCTGCGATATCGCTAAAAGAGAGCCTTACATCTTGATTTAAAATATGAGAAAGAATCCAGCTCAAAGTATTTACTCCAAAGCTGGGACCTATAAACTTCTTCATTACATACGTATTAATGAAGGGAGTCATCAGAAGAGGGACAATTGCTAGTATTCTGAGCAAAGTTTTAAGAGGAAAAGAATATCTTGCAAGTACAAATGCCACAAGTAACCCTATAAATATGGAAATCACAGTCACAAAGATCGCAATAATTATAGAATTCAGTATAATTCCATATGAAACACCACTTATCTTTATGAAAGTTGTTGAACCGAATTTATTTACAGATATTGCAGTGCCTATAGGATGCAAATTTATATATTGAGGCTGGAGAAAGAGGCTAAAGTTGAAATTTCTCACAGAAGCAAAAATTGAAACTATTGGGAGAATCATGAACAAAATAAGATAAGAATATGAAAAAAATATTTGTGAAATCAGGAGCCTGTCTAGCTCAAACTTCAGGCTCCTGAAGCCTTTAAAGTCAATATTCAACTTTATCCTCCTAGTTGTCTCACTTCTTGCAAGACATTTGTATACTTCTGCGTCGCTAAATTCGTCCAGGTGTTCATCAAAGAGTTAATGTCAACTTTGCCTGACTGGACCGCACTGTTAAGCTGTATTGCTTCATTCATTGTAAATGTGGTTTGATTGCCGGTAATGGGATCTGTGAATACTATTGGCGATGTAAGCTGATTCTCTAGGTTCATAAATGTTGTTATATTAATTCTTCCATTGATATATGCGTTGACAAGTGCAAGCCATGCCTGCTGCAATGCTTGATTGGGGTTGACTAAAACGGCCTTAAAGTAGCTCAATGTCACATTTTCATAGCTTAAAACAAGAGAGTCATTGAAATTAATTGATTGTGTATGGAGTATTGACTGGTAAACCTTATATAGATCCTGTCTTGCTTGCCCAGCTGATGTGTTAAAGACTGCTGGATTTGCAGGCAATCTATTAACATTTGGATTCAACCATATCTGCTGTCCATCGGTGAGCACCCAGGCAATAAAGGCCTGTGCCTCTGTTGGATGCTTTGAAGTGGCGAATAGAGCTATCGGATCTCCGTTGATAATAGTCTCATTAGCAGGAGCGATGTAGACACAGGAAGGATTCTGATACTGAGCAATATATCCGTAAAAGTCGATCGTTATTCCGACAACCCTTTCTCCTCTAATTACTGAATCTCTTACATCGGAGCTCGCAGATCCGGAGGATGAGATATATGCATTTGCAGCCATTAAGGTAAGGAGCTTCCATCCTTGATCCCAGCCGTATTTTGTCAAAATTATCTCATAAATTCTCGCGTTGCTTGTGCTTACGGTTGGATCTGCCATTGCAAGAGGAGCATTTCCTGT harbors:
- a CDS encoding ABC transporter ATP-binding protein; its protein translation is MVKVELKELKKTYEKSKVIAVDNLNLTINEGEFFTLLGPSGCGKTTTLRLIAGFEIPDEGKIFFGDEDVTYKKPYERGTAMVFQNYALWPHMTVFENVAYGLKVRKVSKEEINKRVTEVLELVKLKGMEKRYPNQLSGGQQQRVALARALVIKPRLLLLDEPLSNLDAKLRVEMREEIKRIQRELKITTIYVTHDQEEAMSISDRLAVMNAGKVLQVGTPEEVYFSPKNIFVASFFGKPNIIEAIYEGDDIASLDKGTKIKISKAEEGVTFAKGERIRILIRPEHIIPYERKEKISEFNIVKGKVVFKMFTGTMQELKVEIGENVFLYTLIPSDYKLEVGDTVGLQIPVERTLAFKAD
- a CDS encoding ABC transporter substrate-binding protein → MNKKAISTLAVVGIIIILIVIGVAAYYAYESSKGTSTTTTTTAITQTNTSASGVTLTILTRHPSVITDLARSTFLNSSIAKQYNIVDLQFLSVPENLWASTATAKNVDVGWGGGPTLFDSMYSYNLLAPLNTTIALNAASQIPNSIAGVPMKRVDSNGNIYWVAAAISSFGFTVNTQLAKQYGLPIPQSWQDLASLNFARVYAETGNAPLAMADPTVSTSNARIYEIILTKYGWDQGWKLLTLMAANAYISSSGSASSDVRDSVIRGERVVGITIDFYGYIAQYQNPSCVYIAPANETIINGDPIALFATSKHPTEAQAFIAWVLTDGQQIWLNPNVNRLPANPAVFNTSAGQARQDLYKVYQSILHTQSINFNDSLVLSYENVTLSYFKAVLVNPNQALQQAWLALVNAYINGRINITTFMNLENQLTSPIVFTDPITGNQTTFTMNEAIQLNSAVQSGKVDINSLMNTWTNLATQKYTNVLQEVRQLGG
- a CDS encoding ABC transporter permease; this encodes MNIDFKGFRSLKFELDRLLISQIFFSYSYLILFMILPIVSIFASVRNFNFSLFLQPQYINLHPIGTAISVNKFGSTTFIKISGVSYGIILNSIIIAIFVTVISIFIGLLVAFVLARYSFPLKTLLRILAIVPLLMTPFINTYVMKKFIGPSFGVNTLSWILSHILNQDVRLSFSDIAGIIIAQAITFYPIVYLNVYSSMMNIDPSLEEQAENLGAKGFKLFRSVTFPLSFPGLAAGAVLVFIFSIEDVGAPLIFGFRDVLSYQIYSYFQGMSVGIGNPVAGALALTMLLISLVLFISIRRQVSLRQYAMVSKGGRAAPRERKLRLKGKILVYLFVFPLVLVTISPQIGVAMLAFSKQWSQSPLPQGFTLNYFFQLFSIPGVYRGIINSLVYSTAAVAIIILLGLSISYVVARVKLPGISLLDYLSTIALAIPGLVVAFGYFFFFHDVFPNTLLDPIYNPAIPLILAYSVRRLPFTSRSIYAGLQQTHLSLEEASINLGASRARTLASIVIPLIILNITSGAMITFVYCMGETSVSITIGGLGGDVSSPNHKGPITMVMLDLIVSGRIDGTNLAAALGVLLMLLQIIVIIIITLVFKQSYAFIGV